A stretch of Tigriopus californicus strain San Diego chromosome 11, Tcal_SD_v2.1, whole genome shotgun sequence DNA encodes these proteins:
- the LOC131890691 gene encoding uncharacterized protein LOC131890691, which yields MKTVIVLLGVLAFTTAMPQAQEEPVESELEENLEADVVADEEDIDEGSGSGDGEGADYDLGLGAFQPTYECSEDAECPPYHFCFASAYTGTSCQSNLYTRNFTNCDYCKGFQDPKDDSTAYPATSFCQLIESEARGYTEEERPHSCYEEIGFCCAEAYFMPCKPDDSSACPKGLGCVEQTYSNGETVNLCKPEKTEFDYGSEIPCEKAYDCPWSILENSWSICSNGVCLQVLER from the exons ATGAAGACAGTGATTGTTCTACTCGGGGTCTTGGCGTTCACAACGGCCATGCCTCAAGCCCAAGAAGAACCTGTCGAATCAGAACTCGAAGAAAACTTGGAAGCTGATGTGGTGGCCGACGAGGAGGACATTGACGAAGGTTCCGGTTCCGGAGACGGAGAGGGAGCCGATTACGATTTAGGGTTAGGAGCATTCCAACCCACTTACGAATGCTCTGAGGACGCGGAATGCCCCCCCTATCATTTCTGCTTTGCCTCAGCATACACAGGAAC CTCTTGTCAGTCCAATCTCTACACCCGTAACTTCACCAATTGTGACTATTGCAAGGGCTTTCAGGATCCTAAAGATGACTCCACCGCATATCCTGCCACTAGTTTCTGTCAACTCATCGAATCCGAAGCTCGA GGTTACACCGAAGAGGAGAGACCTCACAGTTGTTACGAGGAAATCGGATTTTGTTGCGCTGAGGCTTATTTCATGCCCTGCAAACCTGACGATTCATCCGCTTGCCCCAAAGGACTAGG ATGCGTTGAGCAAACCTACAGCAATGGGGAAACCGTGAACTTGTGCAAGCCTGAAAAGACGGAATTCGATTATGGGTCGGAGATTCCTTGTGAGAAGGCTTATGATTGCCCTTGGTCCATCCTTGAGAACTCCTGGTCAATCTGCAGTAATGGAGTCTGCCTTCAAGTCCTTGAAAGATAA
- the LOC131891168 gene encoding uncharacterized protein LOC131891168: MKIFFWACLLTSSVYAGSDTFATGNTCFKRYKGDDKDDFEGSNTTCNNINGKLASIGTASEWTKTKLALEELFDDDEIWVDVTNPNEACCKTGDTSCNNKLYDSAGNKLASVNHISTEFDVGDKLCIMLKLDDKFKAEECNKEHEFLCQYDCTPTITTTTTTTTTTTTTSTTTTTTTTTTTTPTTTTTTTTTTTTTTTRTTTTTTTTTTTTTTTTTTTTTTTTTTTTTTTTTTTTTTNYNNYTTTTNYYNNQPPRLPPTTTTTTTTTTTTHPP; the protein is encoded by the exons atgaaaatctttttCTGGGCTTGTCTTCTGACGAGTTCCGTCTACGCAG gGTCAGACACTTTTGCAACAGGCAATACATGCTTCAAAAGATATAAGGGCGACGATAAGGACGATTTTGAAGGTAGTAATACCACTTGCAATAACATTAATGGAAAACTTGCCTCAATTGGAACGGCATCGGAATGGACAAAGACAAAATTAGCTCTCG AAGAATTATTTGACGACGACGAAATATGGGTGGATGTCACAAACCCTAACGAAGCCTGTTGTAAAACGGGCGACACTTCGTGCAACAACAAGCTTTATGACAGTGCTGGGAACAAATTAGCCAGTGTCAACCATATTTCCACGGAATTTGACGTAGGTGACAAGCTGTGCATTATGCTAAAATTGGATGACAAATTCAAAGCGGAGGAGTGCAATAAGGAACATGAATTTCTTTGCCAATATGATTGTACCCCAACCATAACCACCACAACTACGACTACCACTACCACGACTACTACAAGTACCACCACGactaccacaacaacaactactactactccaacaaccaccactaccacgactactacaacaactaccaccaccaccaggacaactacaacaactactaccaccaccacgactactacaacaactaccaccacgactaccacaacaaccaccactaccacgactactacaacaactaccaccaccaccacgacaaactacaacaactacacCACTACCACGAACTACTACAACAATCAACCACCACGACTACCACcaacaaccaccactaccacgactactacaacaactaccCACCCACCATGA